The following is a genomic window from Amycolatopsis acidiphila.
CCCGCTCTGCGGATCGGCTGGCTCGTGCTGCCGCGGTTCCTGGTCGAGCCGGTGCGCGCGGCGCTGGCCGACACCGGCTGGCGGCCGCCGGTCGTGGACCACCTGGTGCTGGCCGAGATGCTGAACTCGGGGGCGTACGACCGGCACGTGCGGCAACGGCGGCTCGCCTACCGCAGGCGGCGCGACCGGTTGCTGTCCCTGCTGCCGCCGGGGATCACGGCGGTCGGCATCTCGGCGGGGCTGCACGTGCTGCTCCTGCTTCCGGCAGGCCTGTCCGAGGAGCAGGTGGTCCGTGCGGCACTGCGCGAGTCCGTCGCGATCGACGGGCTCGGGCGGCACTGGTTCGGCGAGGCCGAGCGGCTGCCGGGCGTCGTGCTCGGCTACGCGACCCCGGCGGAGCACGCCTTCGGCCCGGCGATCGAGACGCTGATGAAGGTGATCACGCCATGAGCTGTTCGGGGCCCCGCGCCGGGTTTTCCCGTTCTGACTTCGGCCGCATGGAGAAGCTGGAGGTGCCGCCGCAGCTGCGGATGCTGCCGGTGCGCCCGGCTCGCGAGCGAGGCCGACGCGGCGATCCTGCGTGGTCTCGCGCCGGGGCCGAGGCCGGTGCTGGAGGACTGGGAACGCCCGATCCTCGAGCGCGTCTCGGTGGGGTTGCCGTGGACGATGCCACCGATGACCGTCGAGGTGGGCGTGTCCGGCGGGGAGACCCTGGACTTCGGCGGCGGGGCCGAGGTGATCGCCGTGCCCGGGCATACCGAGGGGAGCATCCAGGACCGCGCCCGCACGGCCGAGTCGTTCCGCCGCCCGGCCGCACTGGACGTGGACACGGCCTGCTTCGGCCACGGCGACCCGACTCGTCGGGCGGCGCGGGGAAGCGGCCCCGCGAGGTGCCGGAGGGGTTGAGCTGAGCGATCCGCCCTGGGCGCACGAACCCGTGGAAGTCGTCCCCCACGACCCGCGGTGGATCACCGCGGCCCTCGCCGAACGCGAGTCGCTGGCCGCGGTTCTCGGGCCGTGGCTGGTCGACGGCGTCGAACATGTCGGCTCCACGGCCGTACCCGGGCTCGCGGCCAAGCCGATCGTCGACCTGATGGCCTCCGTCACCGACGCTGCGGCAGTGGCAGCTGAGGCAGCGAGCCGACTCGCGGCGGCGGGGTGGCATTTCGTGCCACCGGAACTGGACGGGCGGCCGTGGCGGCGGTTCTTCGTCAAGCCGGACGCCACCGGCCGCCGTCGGGCGGCCCACCTGCACCTGGTCGCCTCCGGCCACCCCCGGTGGGCGGACCAGCTCGCCTTCCGGGACCTGCTGAGGCGGGACGGCAACGTGGCCGAGCGGTACGAACAACTCAAGCTCGGCCTCGCGAAGCGACACGGGCACGATCGCGAGGCCTACTCGCGAGCGAAGGGCGAGTTCATCGCCCGGGCGCTCGCCTAGTGGTCCGTCTGGGTTTTGATCTGGTGGAGGGTGGTGCGGCCGCGTTGGACCTTGGTGATGATGTCTTCGGCGGTTGCCTTCCACACGAATGGCTTGGGGTCGGTGTTCCAGTGTTCCGCCCAGGCGGTGATGGCCTGTTTGAGGTCGTCAACGCTGGTGAACGCGCCGCGCCGAAGTCGTTTGTCGGTCAACTCTTTGAACCATCGCTCGACCACGTTCAGCCAGGAACTGGAGGTCGGGGTGACATGCAGATGCCAGCGCCGACGGTCCTTGTGGGCCAGCCATTTCGTGACCTCGGGTGCGGTGTGCGCGGAGAGGTTGTCCAGCACCACATGCACGCCCAGCCCACGCGGAACGGTCTTGTCGATCTGTTTAAAGAACCGCAGCACGTCCGCGCCTGCATGGCCCTTGCGCAGCTCGGTAAGGACTTCGCCGGTGCCGATGTTCATCGCCGCGAACAGGTCGATCGTGCCGTGCCGCTTGTAGTCATGGGTCATCGTCTGCGCACGACCGCGTTTCATCGGCAACGACGGCTGGGTCCGATCCAGGGCCTGGCACTGTGTTTTCTCGTCGAAGCTGAACACCACCGCACGAGCCGGCGGCCGCAGATACACCCCGACCACATCGACCAGCTTTTCTTCGAACTGCGGATCATTACTGATCTTGAACGTGTCCACCTTCCACGGTTTCAAGCCGTGGTCGGCCCAGATCCGCGCCACCGAGTCCTTGCCGATCCCGACCCGGGCAGCCATCGTGCGCGTGGTCCAGTGCGTGGCCCCACCCGGAGGCGAGTCATGCGCGGTGGCGTGCAGCACCTCTTCCACAGTGCCGGCGGGCAGACTGGGCTTGCGTCCACGCCCCTGGGCAATACGCCCGACACCCGCGACACCGGCCTCCGCGAACCGGGACCGCCAGCGGCGCACCGCATCAGAGTCCACACCCGACCGGCGTGCGATCTCCTCGTTGGCCACACCATCCGCCGCCCACAACAACGCCCGCGCCTGCACCACCTGCCGGTGCGGCAACCTCGACGAGGCCGCCACCCGACTCAGATCGGCACGCTGCTCATCCGTCATCGGCAAGGCCGCAGCAACCATGACCAGCATCATACAAACCACCACGACAAATCACAGACACACCACTAGTCCCCCTCCGCCGGGCCCGGGTGGGCGAGGTCCGGCGGCACCGGCTCGTTCGGGGCGTAGGCCGGCGGCCGGCCGTCCGCGAGCGCCGCCGCCGAGTCGACCAGGCCGAAGCGGTCCCGCACCTTGCCCAGGAAGTCCGGCTCCGACAAGCGCACCAGCTTCGAGCGCTTGGGCGCGCCGTACACAGTGATCCAGTCGCCCGGGTCGAGCACCCCGCGCAGCTGCCCGTCCACGCTCACCGCCACCTGGCCCGAGTGCTCCAGCACCAGGATCCCCACCCGCTGCGAGCTGTCGAGCACCACGCTCCGGTTGAACACCATGTGCGCGGCGACCGGCGTGAACACCAGCGCGTCCAGATGCGGCGACACGATCGGCCCGCCCGCGGCGAAGCTGTACGCCGTCGAGCCGGTCGACGACGCCACGATCAGCGCGTCGGCCGAGTAGGACGCGAAGAGCTTCCCGCCGACGTACACCGCGAGGCTGGCCTGCCGGTCCCGCGCGAGCTTCTCCGCCACGATGTCGTTGAGCGCCAGCACGTCCAGCGGCACCCCCCAGCCGGCCGCGCTGTTCATCCCCGGCCGCACGTGCGGCGGCGGCAGCATCGGCCCGCGCCCGTACCGCAGCATCGCCTCCATCCCGTCCGGGATCTCCAGCGGCCGCGACGCACGCATGGTCAGCGTCATCCGGGCGTCGACGGTCATCTCGCCGCGGTGCACCGCGTCCAGCGCGTTGGTCAGGTCGTTCGTGCTCACCTCGGTGAGAAACCCGACACGCCCGACGTTCACCCCCAACACCAGCGCGCCGGTCGGCCCGGCGACCCGCACCCCGCGCAGGAACGTCCCGTCCCCGCCGACGGTGACGATCAGGTCGGGGCTGCCGGCCCGCGCCGCCTCTTCCCTGGCGTTGAGGCGGTGGCCGTGGACGTCGTCCCACACGTCGATGTCGGCACACGGGATGTCGTGCGCCGCCGCCCAGCGCCGCACCTCCCTGGCCGCCGCGAGGGCCACCTCCTTGCCGCCGTGAACGACGAGACCGATCCGCTCGACAGGCACCATGCTTCCTATTGTCCGGACCGGAGCTGATCGAGCAGCGCATCGGCCGCCGCATAGGGGTCCAGCGTCCGGTCCACGACCTTTTCGGCCAGCTCGTTCAGGTGACCACCGCCGCGGGTGTCCGCGAGTTCGGCCCGCAACCGCCGCAACGCGATCGCCTCCACCTCGCTCGCCGCGCGGTGCACCCGCCGCCGCACGAGCTCGCCGTGCCCGCCGAGCCAGTCGTGGTGCTCGGCGAGCGCGCGCACCAGCTCGTCCGCCCCCTCGCCGCGGGAAGCCACGGTCGACACGATCGGCTGCCGCCAGCTCTCGCCGCGGACCTCCCGCCGGGCCATCGAGATCATCTGCTTCAGGTCCCGGACGACGGTCTCGGCGCCGTCGCGGTCGGCCTTGTTCACGACGAACACGTCCGCGATCTCCAGCACCCCGGCCTTCGCCGCCTGGATGCCGTCGCCCATCCCCGGCGCGAGCAGCACCACGGTGGTGTCGGCGAGCTTCACGACGTCCACTTCGGACTGTCCGACCCCGACGGTCTCGATGAGCACCACGTCGAACCCGGCCGCGTCGAGCACCCGGACGGCCTGCGGTGTGGCCCAGGCGAGCCCGCCGAGGTGGCCGCGGGTGGCCATCGAGCGGATGAACACACCGGGGTCGGTGGCGTGCTCGGTCATCCGGATGCGGTCACCGAGCAGCGCGCCGCCCGAGAACGGCGACGACGGGTCGATCGCGAGCACCCCGACCCGCTTGCCCTCCTTGCGCAGCGCGGAGAGCAGCATCGACGTCGAGGTCGACTTGCCGACTCCCGGCGGCCCGGTCAGCCCGATCACCCGGGCGTGCCCGGTGTGCGGGGTCAGCGCGGCCGCCACCTCACGCAGGCGCGGATGAGCGTCCTCGACCAGGGAGATCAGCTTGGCGACAGCGCGCGGTTGGCCCTCTCGTGCGCGGTCGACCAGCTCGGCGACTTTCAACGGCGGCATGCCGCCATCTAAGCGGAGGGAACCCTCAGCAGCAGCGCGTCGCCCTGACCGCCGCCGCCGCACAGGGCGGCCGCGCCGAGGCCGCCGCCGCGGCGGCGCAGCTCGTTGATCAGGTGCACGGCCAGCCGGGCGCCGGAAGCGCCGATGGGGTGCCCGAGCGCGATCGCACCGCCGTTGACGTTGACCCTGTCCGTGTCCAGGCCGAGCTTCTGACTGGACACGACACCCACCGCGGCGAACGCCTCGTTGATCTCCACCAGGTCCAGCGCGCTTACGTCGAGCTTCGCCTTCGCCAACGCGGCCTTGATCGCGTTCGACGGCTGCTCGTGCAGGCTGGCATCCGGACCCGCGACCACGCCGTGCGCGCCGATCTCGGCGAGCGGGGTGATGCCCAGCTCCTCGGCCTTCTCCCGGCTGGCCACGACGACCGCCGCCGCTCCGTCGGAGATCTGCGAGGAGGAGCCCGCGGTGATGGTGCCGTCGGGGGCGAACGCGGGACGCAGCTTCGCCAGGCCCTCGGCCGTCGTGTCGCCGCGGACGCCCTCGTCGGTGTCGAAGACGACCGGTTCGCCCTTGCGTTGCGGAATCGAGACGGGGGCGATCTCCTCCTTGAACACGCCGGAGGCGATCGCGGCCGCAGCCCGCCGGTGCGAGCGCGCGGAGAACTCGTCCTGCTGCTCGCGGGTGATGCCGTAGCGCGAGTTGTGCTTCTCGGTGGAGGAGCCCATGGCGACCTGGTCGAACGCGCAGAACAGTCCGTCGTAGGCCATGTGGTCCACCAGCGTCGTGTCGCCGTACTTGAAGCCCGAGCGCGACTTCGGCAGCAGGTGCGGCGCCTGGGTCATCGACTCCTGGCCGCCCGCCACGACCAGGTCGAACTCGCCCGCGCGGATCAGCTGGTCGGCCAGCGCGATGGCGTCGAGGCCGGACAGGCATACCTTGTTGATGGTCAGCGCGGGCACGTCCATCGGGATGCCGGCCGCGACCGCGGCCTGCCGGGCCGGGATCTGGCCGGCGCCGGCGGTGAGCACCTGGCCCATGATCGTGTACTGCACGGCTTCCGGCGCGACGCCGGCCCGCTCGAGCGCGGCCTTGATCGCCACCCCGCCCAGCTGCGCACCGGAGAAGTCCTTCAGGGAACCCAGCAGTCGACCGATCGGGGTACGCGCGGCCCCCAGGATCACCGAACCGGACACAACAGCCTCCAAGAGCGAACGACGGCGGTCATCTCGACGATACCCGGCAGCCCCACCCGGTACAGGTGTGAGCCGCGGCACGGGACCCGCCCGGGCCCAGCCCCTATGCTCCCGGTTATGGATGACGCGCTGAAAACGCTCGTGACCACCATCGATCACGTCGGCATCGCCGTGCCGGACCTCGATGCGGCGATCGATTTCTACGCGGAGAACTTCGGCATGCGCGCCACGCACACCGAGGTCAACGAGGAGCAGGGCGTCCGCGAGGCGATGCTGCACGCGCCGGGCGACGAGTCCGGCCCGGCGATCCAGTTGCTCGCGCCGCTGCGGCCCGACTCGACGATCGCGAAGTTCCTCGACAGCAAGGGCCCCGGGCTGCAGCAGGTCGCCTACCGGGTGCAGGACGTGGAAGCAGCCGCGGAAACTTTGCGCGCCAAGGGTTTGCGCCTGCTCTACGACAAGGCCAAGCGTGGCACCTCGAACAGCCGGGTCAACTTCGTGCATCCCAAGGACGCCGGCGGCGTGCTGGTGGAACTGGTCGAGCCCGCTAAGTAGCCGGGCGCGCCATCAGCGCGTCCGCGATGAAGTTCAGCTCGCGCTCCATCAGGCCCGGCGGCTGGTCCTCGTGCCGCGCGACCGAATGGCGGTAGCTCACGGCGAGTGCGAGCAGCCCGGCGGCGCTGTCGACGTCAGCGACGGCGACCCCGCCCTCGCCCGCGGCGAGGATCACCGCCCGCACCTGCCGCACCAGCACCTGGAACCGGTCGTGCAGCGCGTCGCGCACCGCGCGGTGCGTGTCGGCCTCGCGCCAGAGCAGGTGCGACAGCATGCGTGAGCGGGCGAGCCGGGCGTCCAGCTCGGAGACCAGACGCCGCAAGCTCTCCGCGATGTCCCCCGGCACCACCACCAGCGCCGGGTCGATCTGCTCGTCGGGCAGGCGTTTGATCAGCGCGCCCAGCAGGTCGGCCTTGCGCCGGAAGTAGTAGTGCACCAGACCTTTCGGCACGCTCGCGCGTTCCGCGATGCGCGAGGTCGGCGTGGCGTCGAAACCCGATTCGGCGAACAGCTCCTCGGCCGCGGCGAGAATGCGCTCCCTCGCCGGGGGTTCTTCCTTGCTCAGTGCTGGCCCGCCATCCTGCCGTGGCTGGCGTTCGCGACCGGCAGCGCCGCGGCGCCCGCGATCGCGGTCAGCCCGCCGATGATCCACGCCGACCACGAAGCGGCGGTCAGATCCGTGTAGCTCATCACCCAGGGCGAGATGAACAGCAGTGCGCCGAGCACGATCTGCAGCCCTTCGCCGTAGACCAGTCCCGGCATCGCCAGCGACAGCAGACCGTCGAGCGCGATCAGCGCGCCCAGCACGATCATCGTCCACATGACGGCGTTGTCGGTGTCCACCCACAGGAAGGACAGCACCGCCACCACTCCCAGTACGACCTCGGCCCAGTCGTGCGGACGCATCCATGCACGCGTCGAGGTTTCGGCCATCGTGATCACCTCCTGGAAAGCATCGTCGCCTTCCCGCTCATAGTGCGCCTTGGTTGGCCGCCCGGTCAAGAATCATGGGTGGCGCGCGAGGTTACCGGCCAGTAATGTCAGGCTCCCGCAGTCACGCACGAAAGGGCCCCTCCATGACGCAAGGGACGCTGAAGGAGATCCGGGACGCGATTCTGTCCGGCGATCTCGACGCGGTCGGGTCGCTCGAGCTGCCCGAGTCCTACCGGGGTGTGACGGTGCACTCCGACGAGACGGGCATGTTCGAGGGCAGGGCGACCCGCGAGAAGGACCCGCGCGAGTCGCTGCACGTCGACGACGTGCCACTGCCCGAGCTGGGCCCGGGCGAGGCACTGGTGGCGGTGATGGCCAGCGCCATCAACTACAACACCGTGTGGACCTCGATCTTCGAGCCGGTTCCCACGTTCAAGTTCCTGCAGCGCTACGGCAAGCTCTCGCCGCTGTCGAAGCGGCATGACCTGCCCTACCACGTGGTCGGCTCCGACGCCGCCGGCGTCGTGCTGCGCACCGGGCCCGGCGTGCACCGCTGGAAGGCCGGCGACGAGGTCGTCGCGCACTGCCTCAACGTCGAGCTCGAAGCGCCCGACGGGCACAACGACACGATGCTCGACTCCGAGCAGCGCATCTGGGGCTTCGAGACGAACTTCGGCGGCCTCGCCGAGATCGCGCTGGTCAAGGCGAACCAGCTGATGCCGAAGCCGCGGCACCTGACCTGGGAGGAAGCGGCCTGCCCCGGCCTGGTCAACTCGACCGCGTACCGGCAGCTGGTGTCGCGCAACGGGGCCGACATGAAGCAGGGCGACGTCGTGCTGATCTGGGGCGCCTCCGGTGGCCTGGGCTCGTACGCGACCCAGTACGCGCTCAACGGCGGCGCGATCCCGGTGTGCGTCGTGTCGAGCCCGGAGAAGGCGGAGATCTGCCGCAAGCTCGGCGCAGACCTCGTCATCGACCGGAGCGCGGAGGGTTACCGGTTCTGGCAGGACGAGCAGACCCAGGACCCGAAGGAGTGGCAGCGGTTCGGCGCGAAGATCCGCGAGCTGACCGGCGGTGAGGACCCGGACATCGTGTTCGAGCACCCGGGCCGCGAGACGTTCGGCGCGTCGGTCTACGCCGCGCGACGGGGCGGCACCATCGTCACCTGCGCGTCCACGTCGGGCTACCTGCACCAGTACGACAACCGGTACCTCTGGATGAACCTCAAGCGGATCATCGGCTCGCACTTCGCGAACTACCGCGAGTCCTGGGAGGCGAACCGGCTGATCGCGAAGGGGCTGATCCACCCGACGCTGTCGAAGACCTACAGCCTGGAGGAAACCGGGCAGGCGGCGCTGGACGTGCACCGCAACGCCCATCAGGGCAAGGTCGGCGTGCTGTGCCTGGCGCCGGAGGAAGGCCTCGGCGTGCACGACGCCGAACTGCGCGAACGGCACCTCGGCGGCATCAACGCGTTCCGCGACGCGTAGCGGCCCATAACGAAGCCACTACAGCCCGCGGCTACTCTCATAGTCATGAGCCTTGGCGAGGAACGGGAGCTTGTACCGCTGGGCGCCGGCTTCGACCTGGCGAAACGCGGTTACGACCGGCATCAGGTGGACGAGCACCTGGAACGGCTCGACGGCGACCTGAAGATGCTGGCCGCCGACCGCGACGCGGCCATCACGCAGGCGGGCGATCTGGCGCGCCAGCTGGAGCAGGCCCGCGGCGAGATCGACAACCTGCGTGGCCAGGTCGAACGGCTCGGCCAGCCGCCGACGACCGTCGAAGGCCTGTCCGAACGCCTGCAGCGCATGCTCCGGCTCGCTCAGGACGAGGCGGCCGACACCCGGGCGCGCGCGGAGGCCGAGGCGGGTCACATCCGGGCGAAGGCGGAGGCCGACGCGAGCGCCATGCGCGCGCGGTACGAGCAGCTGCTGTCCGAGCTCGACGCGCGGCGCAAGGAGATGGAGACCGAGCACCGCAACGTGCTCGAGACCGCCCGCGCCGAGGCCGAGGCGATCACCCAGAAGGCCAAGGACGAATGCGACCGCCTCGGCGCCGAGGCCGAGCAGCGGCGCACCAAGGTCGAAGAGGACTTCGAGATCGCCATGGCGGCGCGGCGCAAGGAGGCCATGCGCGTCCTCGCCGAGCAGGAGGCCGCCAGCAAGGCCGACGCGGAGCGCCGGGTCCGCGAGGCCACCGAGGAAGCGACCGCAATCCGCACGACGGTTGCCGAAGAGGAGAAGACGACCAAGGCGGAGCTCGAACGCCTTCGCCGCGAGTCGATCGAGGACGCCAACCGCCGCAAGCAGGCGTCGATCACCGAGGCCAACGCCCGGCTCGCCGAAGCGACCGACGAGGCCCAGCGCCGCGTCCGCGAGGCGACCGAGGAGGCCAACAAGCGGATCAACGCCGCTGCGGACCGCGTCGAGGCGTTGCGGTCGTTGCGGGCGGGCATCGCGGACCAGGTCAAGGCGGCGCGGGCAGTGCTCGCCGAGGCGAGCTCGGTGCTCGGCGACGGTGCTTCCGGGGGCGAGGTGCCGCCGGACGAACATCCCACGAAGCCGGCCGCGCCACGCCCGGCGCCGGGCCCGGCAAAAGCTAACCCGAACAGGGCTGCGAGCAAACCGACTGGCGAGTAACCTTCACAGCCACGCGATGTGCGTGCACTTGCCGGAGGGACTCGGATGGCGGCTTACCAGACTGTTGTAGTAGGTACGGACGGTTCGGACTCGTCTTTTCGCGCGGTCGACCGCGCGGCGGCGGTGACGGCGGACTCGGGCGCGCAGCTCGTGATCGTCTGCGCGTACTACCCGGCCAGCCGCGGCGATGTCGAGAAGGCGCAGGACGTGCTCCGCGACGAGGCCTACCAGGTGGTCGGTTCCGCTCCCGCGGAGGACACGCTGCAGTCCGCCCGCGACCGCGCGGCGAAGCAGGGCGCGGCGAACGTCGAGACCATCGCGGTCCTCGGTGAGCCGGTGGAGGCGCTGCGCAAGGTCGTCTCGGAACGCTCGGCGGACCTGCTCGTCGTCGGCAACCGGGGGCTCAACACGCTCACCGGCCGCATCCTGGGCTCGGTGCCCTCGGAGGCGGCGCGCAAGTCCGGGGTCGACGTGCTGATCGTCCACACGACGTAGCGATTCCGTGGACCAAGAGCGCCTCGAACGCATCCTACTCGGCGGCGAGCGCCGGTACACGCGGCTGGAGGTCGCCGAGAAGGCGGGCGTGCCCATCGAACGGGCGACCCGCTTGTGGCGCGCGCTCGGCTTCGCCACGGTCGCGGACGACCAGGTGGTGTTCACCGACGCCGACGTGGAGGCGGTGCGCACGGCCGACCAGCTGATCTCGTCGGGGTTGCTGGACCCCCGCGTCGAGACCTCGGTGACCCGCGCGCTGGGGCAGCACCTCTCGCGGCTGGCGGAGTGGCAGGTGTCCATGTTGTGGACGCTGATCACGGAGAACGAGGAGCTCGGGCGCGACGACCGGCAGGTGGCGCTGCTGGTGGAGCGGCTGGTGCCCGAGCTGCAGCGCGTGCAGGACTTCGTGTGGCGGCGGCATCTGGCTGCCTTCGCCGGGCGCGCGCTGGCGTCGCCGGAGGAGGACCTCGAGGCGCGCACGGAGGTGGCGGGCTTCGTCGACATGGTCGGGTACACGCGGTTGACGAGGCGGATCGGCGAGGCGGAGCTGAGCGGGATCCTGGAGCGCTTCGAGGCCCTGGCGACGGAGGTCGTGGCCGAACACCGCGGCCGGATCGTGAAGATGATCGGCGACGAGGTGCTGTTCGTGGCCGACAGCCCGGTCGATGCCGCGGAGATAGCGCTGAGCCTGACGGAGCGGACCTCGGCGGACCCGGAGCTGCCGGAGGTGCGCGCGGGCCTGGCGGCGGGCCGGATCCTCAGCCGTTTCGGGGACGTCTACGGGTCGGTGGTCAACCTGGCCGCCCGCCTCACGTCGATCGCCCGCCCGGGCACGATCCTGGTGGACCGCGAACTGGCACGGGACCTGGCCTCCGCGCGGGGCTACTCGGTCCGCCCACGCCGCCCGGCCTCGGTGCGCGGCTATGCGAGGCTGCGCCCCTACGCCCTCCGCCGCGCTTGAGGCGGGGTTTGGCGGGGTTTGGCGGGGGTTGGGGGGTTTCGGTGGGGGTTTCGGTGGGGCTCGCTCCGCCGCCGGGTTTCGTGGGCGGCCATGGTGCGCGTTCTCGGTGCCCGGCTACGCACGGCTGCGCCGCTCCGCCCCCCGCGGTTGAGCAGGGTCCGGCGAAGTGAACTCACGCCGTACGGACTCCGTGCGCAGCCACGCGAGACTGCACACCACGCCCCCCGGCAGTTGATGCAGGGTCCGGGTCCGCCTTAGCTCGCTCACGCCGCAAGGCCTCCGTGCGCAGCCACGCAACACTGCGCCTCACGCCCCCTGGCGGTTGACGCAGCCTTCCGGCGGGGTTCGCTCACGTCGCAAGGCCTCCGTGCACGGCTACGCGAGCCTGCGCCCCTTCGCCTCCAGCGCGGTTCGGGGCGATTCGCTCACGCCGCCGTCCTCACGGCGCGCGCGGTCCCATCGCCCAGCCCGCCCGCGCGTTTCCCGCCGCCGAAACGCCAGGCGTTCGCTCACCCGGCGTCCGGCGTCCGCTCGCCCAGCGTCCGGACAGCCTGCGCTCTGTCCCATCGCCCGATGAGACGCGCCGCCCATCCTGCGGGCCCGGGTTGTCAGGCCGGGAGGACGGCGTACTGGCGGACGTAGAGGTCGGTGTACGTCACCGGGCCGCGGGGGCCGGGGACCTTGTCCAGGTTGATGCCCGTCTCCGGGACGGCCAGCAGCTTGAAGCCGTCGAGCAGGCGGGTCGGCGCGTTCCAGAAGACGCCCGTACCCGTGTAGCCGTCGAAGAAGGACTCCGCCGTCGCGGCGTCCTCGGTCGCGATGCCGGCAGCCAAGCCGGAGGTCTGCTCGTTCGCGATGCGCACCGCCTCCTGCAGATTCTCGACCTGGGCGACCGTCACTGTCGCCTCGTGGTCGGAGTCCAAGGCCCACTCGTAACCGATCGCATGCTCGTGCGGCGCCAGCGACGGCGTCACGTTCCGCTCCGCGAGCGCCGCCGAGACCACCGGCCACACCTGATCGTGCACCGCCGAGTGGATGAGCAGCAGGTTCAGCCGGTTGCACACGCCCAGCCTGTCGAGGCTGTCGAACACGAGCGACCGCACCTTCTCCACGTCCGCCGCGACGTCGACGTACAGCACGCCGCCACCGTCGGCGTGGGCGAGCGTGCGCACGCCATGCGTGGCCGCCTCGGTGGCCAGCGCGCGCGTGCTCTCGCCGCTGCCACGCAGGATCACCAGCGGCACCAGGTTCGGCAGCTGCACCAGCGCCGCCGCGGCCTCGCGCTCCACCCGTGGCACCAGCTGGATCACATCGGAGTCGATACCGGCCTCGGCCAGCCCGGGGGCGATCACGACGTCGAGCAACCGCTGCGCCGAACCCAGCGCGGCCGAACCCGTGCGCAGCACACCCGCGTTGCGCGACTTGACCAGCTGCGACGCCACGTCGACCGTCACGTTCGGCCGCGCCTCGTAGTTCGCGCCGATCACGCCGACCGGACGCCGCCGCTCCACCAGCCGCAGCCCGCCGTCCAAAGCAGACACCGGAATGGACCGCTCCTGGTGCGGCGCGCCGGCCAGCAGCCGCAGCTGTTCGGCCATGCCGGTCAGCCTGTCCTCGGTGATGGTCAGCCTGTCCAGCAGCCCCGCGCTCATGCCTTCCTCGTGGGCCTTGGCGACGTCCGCGCGGTTGGCCTCGAGCACCGCCGCACGGCCTTCGAGCAGAAGACGCGCCATCGCCGTCAGCGCGGCGTCGATCGCTTCGTCCGGCGCCGTGGCCAGCGACGGAGCCGCCACCTTGGCCGCCCGCGCACATTCCTCGACTGCTTTGGCCACCTCGTCGGACACAGCGCACCTTCCTTTCGCCGCTTTCGCGCACTCCAGTGTGCCGTACGGGCAGCTCAGGACTGCAGCGCGGGCTCGAGGAGCCAGGTGCCGCCGACGACCAGGCAGGTGACCGCGATGACCACGAGGATCAGCAGCCACAGCGCCGCCGGCACCCCGGTCAGGCGCGCGAGCTGGTCCGCGTCGGAGTCGCGGG
Proteins encoded in this region:
- a CDS encoding IS630 family transposase — its product is MVAAALPMTDEQRADLSRVAASSRLPHRQVVQARALLWAADGVANEEIARRSGVDSDAVRRWRSRFAEAGVAGVGRIAQGRGRKPSLPAGTVEEVLHATAHDSPPGGATHWTTRTMAARVGIGKDSVARIWADHGLKPWKVDTFKISNDPQFEEKLVDVVGVYLRPPARAVVFSFDEKTQCQALDRTQPSLPMKRGRAQTMTHDYKRHGTIDLFAAMNIGTGEVLTELRKGHAGADVLRFFKQIDKTVPRGLGVHVVLDNLSAHTAPEVTKWLAHKDRRRWHLHVTPTSSSWLNVVERWFKELTDKRLRRGAFTSVDDLKQAITAWAEHWNTDPKPFVWKATAEDIITKVQRGRTTLHQIKTQTDH
- a CDS encoding SPW repeat protein codes for the protein MAETSTRAWMRPHDWAEVVLGVVAVLSFLWVDTDNAVMWTMIVLGALIALDGLLSLAMPGLVYGEGLQIVLGALLFISPWVMSYTDLTAASWSAWIIGGLTAIAGAAALPVANASHGRMAGQH
- a CDS encoding NAD(+)/NADH kinase, giving the protein MVPVERIGLVVHGGKEVALAAAREVRRWAAAHDIPCADIDVWDDVHGHRLNAREEAARAGSPDLIVTVGGDGTFLRGVRVAGPTGALVLGVNVGRVGFLTEVSTNDLTNALDAVHRGEMTVDARMTLTMRASRPLEIPDGMEAMLRYGRGPMLPPPHVRPGMNSAAGWGVPLDVLALNDIVAEKLARDRQASLAVYVGGKLFASYSADALIVASSTGSTAYSFAAGGPIVSPHLDALVFTPVAAHMVFNRSVVLDSSQRVGILVLEHSGQVAVSVDGQLRGVLDPGDWITVYGAPKRSKLVRLSEPDFLGKVRDRFGLVDSAAALADGRPPAYAPNEPVPPDLAHPGPAEGD
- a CDS encoding acetyl-CoA C-acetyltransferase, translated to MSGSVILGAARTPIGRLLGSLKDFSGAQLGGVAIKAALERAGVAPEAVQYTIMGQVLTAGAGQIPARQAAVAAGIPMDVPALTINKVCLSGLDAIALADQLIRAGEFDLVVAGGQESMTQAPHLLPKSRSGFKYGDTTLVDHMAYDGLFCAFDQVAMGSSTEKHNSRYGITREQQDEFSARSHRRAAAAIASGVFKEEIAPVSIPQRKGEPVVFDTDEGVRGDTTAEGLAKLRPAFAPDGTITAGSSSQISDGAAAVVVASREKAEELGITPLAEIGAHGVVAGPDASLHEQPSNAIKAALAKAKLDVSALDLVEINEAFAAVGVVSSQKLGLDTDRVNVNGGAIALGHPIGASGARLAVHLINELRRRGGGLGAAALCGGGGQGDALLLRVPSA
- the meaB gene encoding methylmalonyl Co-A mutase-associated GTPase MeaB, translating into MPPLKVAELVDRAREGQPRAVAKLISLVEDAHPRLREVAAALTPHTGHARVIGLTGPPGVGKSTSTSMLLSALRKEGKRVGVLAIDPSSPFSGGALLGDRIRMTEHATDPGVFIRSMATRGHLGGLAWATPQAVRVLDAAGFDVVLIETVGVGQSEVDVVKLADTTVVLLAPGMGDGIQAAKAGVLEIADVFVVNKADRDGAETVVRDLKQMISMARREVRGESWRQPIVSTVASRGEGADELVRALAEHHDWLGGHGELVRRRVHRAASEVEAIALRRLRAELADTRGGGHLNELAEKVVDRTLDPYAAADALLDQLRSGQ
- a CDS encoding MBL fold metallo-hydrolase encodes the protein MTVEVGVSGGETLDFGGGAEVIAVPGHTEGSIQDRARTAESFRRPAALDVDTACFGHGDPTRRAARGSGPARCRRG
- the mce gene encoding methylmalonyl-CoA epimerase, translating into MDDALKTLVTTIDHVGIAVPDLDAAIDFYAENFGMRATHTEVNEEQGVREAMLHAPGDESGPAIQLLAPLRPDSTIAKFLDSKGPGLQQVAYRVQDVEAAAETLRAKGLRLLYDKAKRGTSNSRVNFVHPKDAGGVLVELVEPAK
- a CDS encoding GrpB family protein, with amino-acid sequence MEVVPHDPRWITAALAERESLAAVLGPWLVDGVEHVGSTAVPGLAAKPIVDLMASVTDAAAVAAEAASRLAAAGWHFVPPELDGRPWRRFFVKPDATGRRRAAHLHLVASGHPRWADQLAFRDLLRRDGNVAERYEQLKLGLAKRHGHDREAYSRAKGEFIARALA
- a CDS encoding TetR/AcrR family transcriptional regulator; the protein is MSKEEPPARERILAAAEELFAESGFDATPTSRIAERASVPKGLVHYYFRRKADLLGALIKRLPDEQIDPALVVVPGDIAESLRRLVSELDARLARSRMLSHLLWREADTHRAVRDALHDRFQVLVRQVRAVILAAGEGGVAVADVDSAAGLLALAVSYRHSVARHEDQPPGLMERELNFIADALMARPAT